The following proteins come from a genomic window of Paenibacillus sp. CAA11:
- a CDS encoding glycoside hydrolase family 13 protein: MKEAWKEAVVYQLYPLSFMDGNGDGIGDLKGILSRVDYLKELGINMVWLGPVCQSPMIDHGYDVSHYRRIADQFGTMEEMEALIEELHKRGIKLLMDLVINHTSDEHPWFEQSRSSKDNPYRDYYIWREPKEDGSPPNDWQSFSGESAWRFDEQTGEYYFHIFDEKQPDLNWENEKLRSEIYDMVRFWLDKGIDGFRLDAINHLSKDPSFPDAADDRESPRGQKYFKNGPRMHEYLQELNREAFGRYPGIVTIGEAPSVTMEEVNRYTAQDRGEMTMVLMMEMSRLDAKPGDRWGRAEWKLTRLKQIVDKWYKGVFGKGGYATYLSNHDYPRSLPRYGDDGVYRKESAKMLATFLLTAPGTPIIYQGEELGMTNAKFESIDDYRDKKTRSYYHRRVEREGADPMDALTAIHQCSKDSSRTPMQWNDSPNAGFTTGQPWIPVNPNYPDIHAEEAMADPDSIFHYYRKLIRLRKKEPVLAYGDFRLVDEEHEQVFCYTRQLENTKFVTILNFSDEKAEFNLPKDIREGLKDAEYILSNLPEGGAVLGEKPGKEDRAVLNLAPYEAIVWKLKVNA, translated from the coding sequence ATGGAATCGGTGATCTGAAAGGGATTCTATCACGAGTGGATTACTTGAAGGAGCTCGGAATCAATATGGTCTGGCTCGGTCCGGTATGTCAATCCCCGATGATAGACCATGGTTATGATGTTAGTCATTACCGGCGGATTGCGGATCAGTTCGGCACCATGGAGGAGATGGAGGCCTTAATCGAGGAGCTGCACAAGCGAGGCATCAAGCTGCTGATGGACCTCGTGATTAACCATACCTCTGACGAACATCCCTGGTTCGAGCAGTCCCGGAGCAGTAAGGACAATCCTTATAGAGATTATTATATATGGCGCGAGCCTAAGGAGGACGGCAGCCCGCCGAACGATTGGCAGTCCTTCTCCGGGGAGTCTGCCTGGCGGTTTGATGAGCAGACGGGAGAATATTATTTTCATATTTTCGATGAGAAGCAGCCTGATTTGAATTGGGAGAATGAGAAGCTGCGCTCAGAAATTTACGACATGGTGCGGTTCTGGTTGGACAAAGGAATCGACGGCTTTCGGCTGGACGCCATCAATCATCTGTCCAAGGATCCCTCGTTCCCGGATGCGGCGGATGACCGTGAATCTCCGCGGGGTCAGAAGTATTTCAAGAATGGGCCGCGAATGCATGAGTATCTTCAGGAGCTAAACCGTGAAGCGTTCGGCCGCTACCCCGGGATTGTAACGATCGGCGAGGCGCCTTCGGTTACCATGGAGGAGGTCAACCGGTACACGGCACAGGACCGGGGAGAGATGACGATGGTGCTGATGATGGAGATGAGCAGACTCGATGCGAAGCCGGGAGATCGTTGGGGCCGTGCGGAATGGAAGCTAACAAGGCTTAAGCAGATCGTGGACAAGTGGTATAAAGGTGTGTTTGGCAAGGGCGGATATGCGACCTATTTGAGCAATCATGACTATCCGCGCAGCCTGCCGCGCTATGGAGATGACGGAGTCTACCGCAAGGAATCTGCCAAGATGCTGGCGACTTTTCTGCTGACCGCGCCAGGAACTCCTATTATTTATCAGGGAGAAGAGCTTGGCATGACCAACGCGAAATTTGAGTCGATTGATGATTACCGGGATAAGAAAACGCGATCCTACTACCATCGCAGGGTCGAAAGAGAGGGGGCCGATCCGATGGATGCCCTTACGGCCATCCATCAATGCAGCAAGGACAGCTCACGCACTCCCATGCAGTGGAATGATAGTCCTAATGCAGGATTCACTACAGGGCAGCCTTGGATTCCTGTGAATCCCAACTATCCGGATATTCATGCCGAGGAGGCTATGGCTGACCCGGACTCTATCTTTCACTATTACCGCAAGCTGATCCGGCTGCGCAAGAAGGAACCTGTACTTGCTTACGGCGATTTCCGGCTGGTGGATGAGGAGCATGAGCAGGTGTTCTGTTATACCCGGCAGCTGGAGAATACGAAGTTTGTGACCATCCTGAATTTCAGCGATGAGAAGGCGGAATTTAACCTTCCAAAGGACATTAGGGAGGGGCTTAAGGACGCCGAATATATCCTCTCCAATTTACCGGAGGGGGGGGCCGTGCTTGGGGAAAAGCCAGGCAAAGAGGATAGAGCCGTACTAAATCTGGCTCCTTATGAAGCTATAGTCTGGAAGCTTAAGGTTAACGCTTAG
- a CDS encoding GH1 family beta-glucosidase gives MTMIQFPKDFIWGSATSSYQIEGAYNEGGRGLSIWDTFARTEGKVLNGDTGDLACDSYHRYAEDAALLRGLGAKAYRFSVAWPRIFPQGDGELNIEGLEYYHRLVDELIANGIEPMCTLYHWDLPQALQDRGGWGNRETIDAFVNYAETMFKSFQGKIKTWITFNEPWCVSFLSNELGDHAPGNRDFQLALNVAHHLLVAHGETVKRFRELGVEGQIGIAPNTEWFEPFTRKPEDVEACNRRNAYFNNWFFDPVFKGEYPQIALDWYKAKGFAPPVLPGDMETIAQKVDFLGINYYTGGVGRYNPEGGLLEFEAVDTGMEKTDFNWNIYPHGFLTILNWVKDNYGTIPVYITENGAYYESEESGGEYHDPRRIEYIRRHLIQLYRAMESGVNVKGYFQWSLMDNFEWAFGYTKPFGLVHVDFKTFKRTPKDSYYWYKEIIAQGGFEI, from the coding sequence ATGACAATGATTCAATTTCCAAAGGACTTCATATGGGGTTCAGCAACCTCTTCCTATCAAATTGAAGGCGCCTACAATGAGGGAGGACGCGGGCTTTCAATCTGGGATACCTTCGCCCGCACAGAAGGCAAAGTGCTGAATGGAGATACCGGCGACTTAGCATGTGACAGTTATCACCGGTATGCCGAGGATGCAGCTTTACTTCGCGGACTGGGGGCTAAAGCGTATCGTTTCTCCGTAGCCTGGCCGCGCATCTTCCCTCAGGGAGACGGCGAGTTGAATATAGAAGGTCTTGAGTATTACCATCGTCTTGTGGACGAGCTGATCGCTAACGGAATTGAGCCAATGTGTACGCTTTATCACTGGGATCTGCCGCAGGCTCTGCAGGATCGTGGAGGCTGGGGCAACCGGGAGACGATTGACGCATTTGTCAATTATGCTGAGACGATGTTCAAATCGTTCCAGGGCAAGATTAAGACATGGATTACGTTTAACGAGCCATGGTGTGTCTCGTTCTTGTCCAACGAGTTGGGAGACCATGCGCCGGGCAATCGTGACTTTCAGTTGGCGCTAAATGTGGCACATCATCTGCTTGTAGCCCATGGCGAGACCGTCAAGCGGTTTCGTGAACTTGGCGTAGAAGGACAAATTGGGATCGCCCCGAATACGGAATGGTTTGAGCCGTTCACCCGCAAGCCGGAGGATGTGGAGGCCTGCAACCGCCGGAATGCCTACTTCAACAACTGGTTCTTCGATCCGGTATTCAAAGGAGAATATCCGCAGATTGCTCTGGATTGGTATAAGGCGAAAGGCTTTGCGCCCCCAGTTCTGCCAGGGGACATGGAGACAATTGCCCAGAAGGTGGATTTCCTTGGCATCAATTACTATACGGGTGGCGTAGGACGTTATAACCCTGAAGGCGGACTGCTGGAATTTGAAGCGGTTGATACAGGCATGGAGAAGACCGATTTCAATTGGAACATCTATCCGCACGGCTTCCTGACCATATTGAACTGGGTTAAGGACAATTACGGAACGATTCCCGTATATATTACGGAGAATGGAGCGTATTATGAGTCGGAGGAGAGCGGCGGCGAATACCATGATCCGAGGCGGATCGAATATATTCGCAGACACTTGATCCAGCTGTACCGCGCTATGGAATCGGGAGTCAATGTGAAGGGGTATTTCCAATGGTCGCTGATGGATAATTTCGAATGGGCCTTTGGCTATACGAAGCCGTTTGGTCTGGTTCATGTAGACTTCAAGACATTTAAGCGCACGCCAAAAGACAGTTATTATTGGTATAAAGAAATTATCGCTCAAGGCGGATTTGAAATTTAA
- a CDS encoding MalY/PatB family protein produces the protein MNPFEQRIDRRNSGSVKWDDLQAVFGSEDVLPLWVADMDFQAPSAVIDALRRRVEQGVFGYTMQPPEYFQAAIGWMKRRHHWEIEQDWITFCPGVVPALSLLVQACTDPGDRVIIQPPVYPPFYRVVEDNGRELLLNPLCEADGDYRMDLDSLREQMDERVKMLILCSPHNPIGRVWSRSELEELAVFAAEHSLIVVADEIHADLVFQQGAHTPYASVSETARDHSIICTAPSKTFNLAGLSASNIIIPNAELRSKFKKEIARMQLGTISLFGMEGAKAAYEHGDEWLDQCLAYIRKNMEYVRDYLTEHLPRVRTKLPDATYLMWLDFRSCGMDHASLNQFLIQEAGLGLNSGAAFGAAGEGFMRINLACHRSLVEEAMNRLSQAFGKLKPAYS, from the coding sequence ATGAACCCATTCGAGCAGCGGATAGACCGCAGAAATTCGGGATCAGTGAAGTGGGACGATTTACAGGCGGTATTTGGCAGCGAGGATGTGCTGCCGCTCTGGGTAGCGGATATGGACTTTCAAGCCCCCTCCGCAGTTATTGATGCGCTGCGCCGGCGTGTAGAGCAAGGGGTCTTCGGTTATACGATGCAGCCTCCGGAGTACTTCCAGGCTGCTATTGGCTGGATGAAACGGCGTCATCACTGGGAAATAGAGCAAGACTGGATCACATTCTGCCCAGGCGTTGTCCCCGCCCTCAGCCTGCTTGTCCAGGCCTGTACAGACCCGGGAGACAGAGTCATTATCCAGCCGCCAGTCTATCCCCCCTTCTATCGTGTTGTAGAAGACAATGGGCGGGAGCTTCTGCTAAACCCGCTTTGTGAAGCAGACGGGGACTACAGGATGGACTTAGACAGCCTTCGCGAACAGATGGATGAACGGGTGAAAATGCTGATTCTATGCAGCCCCCATAACCCGATAGGACGTGTCTGGTCGAGGAGTGAACTGGAAGAACTAGCTGTCTTTGCCGCCGAGCACAGCCTGATCGTGGTTGCAGATGAAATTCACGCCGATCTGGTATTCCAGCAAGGGGCTCATACGCCCTATGCCTCGGTTTCGGAAACAGCGAGAGACCATTCCATCATCTGCACTGCACCCAGTAAGACTTTTAACCTGGCCGGGCTAAGTGCTTCCAACATCATTATTCCGAATGCTGAGCTTCGCTCCAAATTCAAGAAGGAGATCGCTCGGATGCAGCTGGGCACGATCAGCCTATTCGGCATGGAGGGAGCTAAAGCCGCCTATGAGCATGGGGATGAGTGGCTGGATCAATGTCTGGCTTATATCAGAAAGAACATGGAGTATGTTAGGGACTATCTAACAGAGCATTTGCCGAGGGTCCGCACCAAGCTTCCTGATGCCACATATCTAATGTGGCTGGATTTCCGCAGCTGCGGCATGGATCATGCCTCCTTAAACCAATTCCTTATCCAAGAGGCGGGGCTTGGACTCAACAGCGGAGCCGCCTTCGGTGCCGCAGGTGAAGGCTTCATGCGGATTAACCTGGCCTGCCATCGCAGCCTGGTCGAGGAAGCCATGAATCGGCTGAGTCAAGCCTTTGGCAAACTTAAGCCGGCATATAGCTGA